Proteins encoded together in one Colius striatus isolate bColStr4 chromosome 3, bColStr4.1.hap1, whole genome shotgun sequence window:
- the UBE2D3 gene encoding ubiquitin-conjugating enzyme E2 D3 isoform X1 yields the protein MALKRINKELSDLARDPPAQCSAGPVGDDMFHWQATIMGPNDSPYQGGVFFLTIHFPTDYPFKPPKVAFTTRIYHPNINSNGSICLDILRSQWSPALTISKVLLSICSLLCDPNPDDPLVPEIARIYKTDRDKYNRISREWTQKYAM from the exons ATGGCGCTGAAACGCATCAACAAG gaaCTTAGTGACTTAGCCCGTGATCCTCCAGCTCAGTGTTCAGCAGGTCCCGTTGGAGATGACA tgTTTCATTGGCAAGCCACAATTATGGGACCT AATGACAGTCCATATCAGGGTGGCGTATTCTTCTTGACTATTCACTTTCCTACAGACTACCCTTTCAAACCACCTAAG gTTGCATTTACAACAAGAATCTATCATCCAAATATTAACAGTAATGGCAGCATTTGTCTTGATATTCTAAGATCACAGTGGTCTCCTGCTTTAACTATTTCTAAAG ttcTCTTATCCATTTGTTCACTGTTATGTGATCCAAATCCAGATGACCCACTAGTGCCAGAGATTGCACGTATCTATAAAACAGACAGAGACAA GTACAACAGAATATCTCGGGAATGGACTCAGAAGTATGCCATGTGA
- the UBE2D3 gene encoding ubiquitin-conjugating enzyme E2 D3 isoform X2: MFHWQATIMGPNDSPYQGGVFFLTIHFPTDYPFKPPKVAFTTRIYHPNINSNGSICLDILRSQWSPALTISKVLLSICSLLCDPNPDDPLVPEIARIYKTDRDKYNRISREWTQKYAM; encoded by the exons A tgTTTCATTGGCAAGCCACAATTATGGGACCT AATGACAGTCCATATCAGGGTGGCGTATTCTTCTTGACTATTCACTTTCCTACAGACTACCCTTTCAAACCACCTAAG gTTGCATTTACAACAAGAATCTATCATCCAAATATTAACAGTAATGGCAGCATTTGTCTTGATATTCTAAGATCACAGTGGTCTCCTGCTTTAACTATTTCTAAAG ttcTCTTATCCATTTGTTCACTGTTATGTGATCCAAATCCAGATGACCCACTAGTGCCAGAGATTGCACGTATCTATAAAACAGACAGAGACAA GTACAACAGAATATCTCGGGAATGGACTCAGAAGTATGCCATGTGA